The Chloroflexota bacterium genome includes a window with the following:
- a CDS encoding nucleoside hydrolase — protein sequence MDLTTPRRVIFDTDPGVDDALALFFLLRSPELTLDAVTTVYGNVDVEQTTRNALILLDVAGRPDIPVAAGAGRPLMRPPRLSGVVVHGDNGLGGAVLPEPSRGVVPRRAAELIVERVMAAAPGEITIIAVGPLTNIALATSLEPRIVERVHELIVMGGAVTVPGNVTPLAEANIHNDAEAAAIVFSAGYKLALIGLDVTLKALISPAQVETIRQHGGRVGEFTHAVSSHYGQHYIRRTGWPGFPMHDSAAILYAIDPGYFTSERWYLEVETHSPRAYGMVMADRRGRWGQPPNADVPLEIDSARFLDLYMERLARPE from the coding sequence ATGGATCTGACGACCCCCCGTCGTGTGATCTTCGATACCGACCCTGGCGTAGACGACGCCCTGGCGCTCTTCTTTCTGCTGCGCTCGCCTGAGCTGACACTGGATGCGGTCACCACCGTCTACGGTAACGTGGATGTCGAGCAAACGACACGCAATGCACTGATTTTGTTAGATGTCGCTGGACGGCCAGACATCCCGGTGGCGGCAGGCGCAGGCCGCCCGCTGATGCGCCCACCGCGCCTGAGCGGCGTGGTGGTGCATGGCGACAACGGCCTGGGCGGGGCCGTCCTGCCGGAGCCGAGCCGTGGCGTCGTGCCGCGGCGGGCCGCCGAGCTGATCGTCGAGCGCGTGATGGCCGCTGCCCCCGGCGAGATCACCATCATCGCCGTCGGGCCGCTCACGAACATCGCCCTGGCGACCAGCCTGGAGCCGCGCATCGTCGAGCGGGTACACGAGCTGATCGTCATGGGCGGCGCGGTGACGGTGCCGGGCAACGTCACGCCCCTGGCCGAGGCCAACATCCACAACGACGCCGAGGCCGCCGCCATCGTCTTCTCGGCGGGCTACAAGCTGGCGTTGATCGGGCTGGACGTGACCCTCAAAGCCTTGATCAGCCCGGCCCAGGTCGAGACGATCCGGCAGCACGGCGGCCGGGTGGGCGAGTTCACCCACGCCGTCAGCAGCCACTACGGCCAGCACTACATCCGCCGCACCGGCTGGCCCGGCTTCCCGATGCATGACTCCGCCGCCATCCTGTACGCCATCGATCCAGGCTACTTCACATCGGAGCGCTGGTACCTGGAGGTCGAGACCCACAGTCCGCGCGCCTACGGGATGGTGATGGCCGACCGTCGAGGCCGCTGGGGGCAGCCGCCGAACGCCGACGTGCCCCTGGAGATCGACAGCGCGCGGTTCCTGGACCTGTACATGGAGCGGCTCGCCCGCCCGGAGTAG